TCGACCGTCGGCACCGCCAACATCGACCGGCTCAGCCTCCAGGGCAACTACGAGATCAACGTCGAGGTGATCGACCGGGACTTCGCCGCGGTGATGGAGAAGGTGTTCGCCGCCGACGAGTCCAACTGCCTCGAGCTGACCCTGGCGGAGTGGGAGGCGCGCGACCTCAACCGGAAGTTCACCGAGAGCTTCCTCGCGCCGCTGCGTCCGTTCCTCTGAGCGCGCTCAGCGGGTGGGCAGGTGGGTCGGGACGCTCATCCTCGGTCCGCGCCGCGGCCTCGTCCGGCCGCCGGCGATGGCCATCGCGGCGGCGCGGCCGCGCTGGGGACGGTAGGGCTCGAGCAGCTCGCCCATCTCCTCGTCGGTGATGTCGTGGCCGAGGAGGGCCCAGCCGATCCAGTCGGCGAGGTGGTAGTCGCCGAAGCTCACCGCGTCGGGGTCGCCCAGGGCGCGCTGGCGCACCTCGGCGCTGGTCCACACGCCGATGCCGCGGACCGACCGCAGCCGGCGGTCGGCCTCCTCGGCGCCCACCTCGGTGAGTCGCTCGAGCGCCGACGCCAGCCGGCACGCCGTCACCACCGTGCGCGACTGGGCCGGCTGGACGCCGAGGCGCAGCCACTCCCACGACGGGATCGCCGCGATCGTCTCGGGCGTCGGCTGCAGCATCAGCCGCAGGGACGCCACCGGGCCGGGCGCGGGCTCGCCGTGGCGCCGGACGAGCTCGCGGAACGAGCCGAACGCCTCCTTGCCGGTCACCTTCTGCTCGAGGATCGACGGCACCAGCGACTCCATCACGAGCCCGGTGCGCCCGATGCGCCAGTGGCGGTGGGCGCGCCAGCCGGCGGCGACCTCCGGGTGGTGCGGCTCGAAGCCGGTGGGGTCGTCGTCCGCGCCGAGGAGCGCGGGCATCGCGTCGAGCGCCCAGTCGGCCCCCGGACCCCAGGCGCGGCCGACGACCTCGCCGGCCGCCGGCCGGGGGTGCACGCAGAGCGACGCCGGGCCCAGCGGCGTACGCATGGCGCGCCAGACGCGTCCGGACTCCTCGTGGCGCTGCGTCGGGTCGCCCGCGCCACGACGCTGCGGGCGCAGCACCTGGGCGGGCACGCACGGCCAGTCGGGCACCCAGGTGCGGGTGCGCTCGGCGGTCGCGGGGGCCATGGTGCGACGGTAGACGAGGGCACCGACTACCTTGCAGTCCATGGCTCCAGGAACGGGCGAGACACCGGTCACCCCCAACCAGCGCGACCTCGAGGAGGGCATCCAGCGCGACTTCTCCCGCGCGATGTCCTACGGCGACTACCTGCGCCTCGACGTGCTGCTGTCGGCCCAGCAGCCGCTCTCCGACCCTCCGCAGCACGACGAGCTGCTCTTCATCGTCCAGCACCAGACCAGCGAGCTGTGGCTCAAGCTGCTGGTCCACGAGCTGCGATCGGCCCGCGCGCTCCTGCGCACCGACGACCTCTCCCCCGCCCTCAAGCGGCTGGCCCGGGTCAAGCACATCCAGCACACCCTGACCGACCAGTGGTCGGTGCTGGCGACGCTGACGCCGTCGGAGTACGCCGAGATCCGACCGTTCCTGGCCACCAGCTCGGGCTTCCAGTCCGCGCAGTACCGCGAGGTCGAGTTCCTCCTCGGCAACAAGAACGCCGAGATGGTCAAGGTCTTCTCCCACGACGAGGCCGCGCGGGACGCCCTCGACGAGCTGCTGCACGAGCCGTCGCTCTACGACGAGTTCCTCGCCCACCTCGCGCGCCAGGGCTACGCCGTCCCGCAGCGCCTGCTGGACCGCGACTGGACACGGCCGCACACCACCGACCCCGAGCTGGTCGACGTCTTCGCGTCGGTCTACGCCTCACCCGACGAGCACTGGGGCGTCTACGAGACCTGCGAGGAGCTCGTCGACGTCGAGGACGCCTTCCAGCAGTGGCGCTTCCGCCACCTCCAGGTCGTCCAGCGCGTCATCGGCCACAAGACGGGGACCGGCGGGTCGTCGGGCGTCGACTTCCTGCGCCGGGCGCTGGACCTGACGTTCTTCCCCGAGCTCTACGAGGTGCGCACCCGCATCGGGCAGTGACCGCGGCCACTGCCCGACCGGGCGCTCGGCTCAGAGCAGCCGGCCGCAGGTGGGCCACGGCGAGCGGCCGCGCTGCTTGTAGAGCAGCTTGGCGCGGTAGGTCTGCTCGCCGGGCGACGCGGACGTCGGGAGGCCGGAGCCGCCGACGCTGCGCCACGTGCCGAGGTCGAACTGGTAGAGCCCGTAGTAGCCGGCCGGGTTGACCGCACGCGGGTTGCCGCCGGACTCGCAGCTGGCCAGCGCGGCCCAGTTGAGGCCGTCTGCGCCGGCGACCGAGCTGGCCTTGCGGCCGACGAGCACGCGGCGCGGGCGCGGCTCCTTGACCAGGGTGCGCCTGACGACGCGGTAGGTCTCCGGCTCGCCGTTGTGCAGCGTCTTCACGGCGACGATCTCGCGGACGCCGGGCCGACCGGTGGCCACGACCTTGCGGCGACCGGGCTTGAGCTTGGTGGTGGCGACCTCGACCGTGCGCGGGCGGACCTTCTCGCGCTTGGTCTTGCGCTTCTTGACCACGTCGGTCAGGCGGACGACGTCGCCCTGGCGCAGCCGCTTGCGCTTGCCGGAGACCTCGCGGCCGTCGCGGACGACGTCGACCAGGTCGTTGCCGTCGACGGAGACGCCCTGCGCCTCCAGGAGCGCACCGGGCCACGCGCGGGGCGTGGTGGCGACCTCGACGGGCGGCTGGTCGGCGACCTTGAGGCGGACGGCGACGGCCTCGTCGTCCGCCGGCTGGGCGTAGGCGCTGCCGGGCGCCAGGGTCAGGGCGAGGGCTGCCGCGGCGACGCCGGCAGCGGCGCCTCGCAGGCGGACGGACAGGACAGGTGTGGTGGTGGCACGCACGTGCTTCGGACCTCACGGGGTGTTGTGTGCGCCCTCTCCGGGGCGCTCGGACGCGACACCGTCGAGTCGGGCGTCGAGGCCACGGTGCGCATCACCTCACGATGGGAGGCGCCCCGCTCACGGCGAGGGCACTACCTGCGGCTCGTCCACCAGAACACGATCGCGGGAGCATGTCCAATTGGGAGTGGTGCCCCCGCTCGGCCGCGACGGCTCGCCGTGCCTACGGTTGCGCCATGGACGTACGCCGGTGGGTCGTCGCCGCGGAGCGGGCGTGGGACGGTGCGCGCGTGCGGCGCCGACGGTCGCGGACGCCCGAGCACTTCAGGATCGATCCCTACCTCGGCCACGGCGGGACCGAGGGCGTGGTCGTGCGGGGCCGGGTGCTCGACAACCCCCGGTCGCCCGAGGCGGCGGACGGGGAGGGCGTCGCCGCCGCGGTCCGCCGCACGGTGGG
The sequence above is drawn from the Nocardioides sp. zg-1228 genome and encodes:
- a CDS encoding resuscitation-promoting factor, with the translated sequence MRATTTPVLSVRLRGAAAGVAAAALALTLAPGSAYAQPADDEAVAVRLKVADQPPVEVATTPRAWPGALLEAQGVSVDGNDLVDVVRDGREVSGKRKRLRQGDVVRLTDVVKKRKTKREKVRPRTVEVATTKLKPGRRKVVATGRPGVREIVAVKTLHNGEPETYRVVRRTLVKEPRPRRVLVGRKASSVAGADGLNWAALASCESGGNPRAVNPAGYYGLYQFDLGTWRSVGGSGLPTSASPGEQTYRAKLLYKQRGRSPWPTCGRLL
- the kynA gene encoding tryptophan 2,3-dioxygenase, which gives rise to MAPGTGETPVTPNQRDLEEGIQRDFSRAMSYGDYLRLDVLLSAQQPLSDPPQHDELLFIVQHQTSELWLKLLVHELRSARALLRTDDLSPALKRLARVKHIQHTLTDQWSVLATLTPSEYAEIRPFLATSSGFQSAQYREVEFLLGNKNAEMVKVFSHDEAARDALDELLHEPSLYDEFLAHLARQGYAVPQRLLDRDWTRPHTTDPELVDVFASVYASPDEHWGVYETCEELVDVEDAFQQWRFRHLQVVQRVIGHKTGTGGSSGVDFLRRALDLTFFPELYEVRTRIGQ
- a CDS encoding DNA-3-methyladenine glycosylase 2 family protein yields the protein MAPATAERTRTWVPDWPCVPAQVLRPQRRGAGDPTQRHEESGRVWRAMRTPLGPASLCVHPRPAAGEVVGRAWGPGADWALDAMPALLGADDDPTGFEPHHPEVAAGWRAHRHWRIGRTGLVMESLVPSILEQKVTGKEAFGSFRELVRRHGEPAPGPVASLRLMLQPTPETIAAIPSWEWLRLGVQPAQSRTVVTACRLASALERLTEVGAEEADRRLRSVRGIGVWTSAEVRQRALGDPDAVSFGDYHLADWIGWALLGHDITDEEMGELLEPYRPQRGRAAAMAIAGGRTRPRRGPRMSVPTHLPTR